Genomic segment of Blastopirellula marina:
GCCCTGGCGGCTGCCACCGGCGCTTGGTTTTTCCAGCGGATGTACGAAAAGCCAAGTACTCGCCAGGTAGCGATTTACGGCTGGATGACGTGGAACTTCCTGCTGCTGACCAGTCTGTTGTTCTTGGTGAAGGGGGCGGCGAGTCCTCTGTCGCTCGTCTATCTATTGCTGACCGCTGCTAGCGCAACGCTGTACGAGAAAGGGCTGGTCGGCTACACGATGAGCCTCGCCGCGATTGGTTACATGACCCATGTGCTTGTCGGAGCGACGATCCGACCTGACGCGGCGGTCGACTTCTATCAGGCAACCTGCATGATGCTGACCATCATCATTCTGGGCATGATCCAGTACTTCGTCGTTCGCCGCATTCGTCGGTCGATGGAAACGGAATAGTTTCCTCTGGGCTACTTTTCGGGGCGCAGAAAACGGCTGCTGAAAAAAGTTTCTAAATCGTGCAAGCCGAAATCTGCGCTGAGCTTAGGACGAACAATTGGTCCACGCCAACGAGTCAAAAAAGCGGATTGTAAACTTAAGCATGGTATACATGTGTCCATGTTGTCGGGTGTGGATTCAGCACACTCGAAATTGCCATTTGCCTGTAGTTTTTCTTCTTCGTCGAGGCATCAAGATCATGGTTCGTTTCGCCATCACCCCAGAACACTGGCAAGCCGCTCTTCAATTCCCAACCCAGATCGCATTGAGCCAAACGGAAACGACCGCCGTCCGGTTACAAGCCGCCAGGATGGTACAGGCAATGCTGAAGATCCTGCTGAAGGAAGCGAAAGACAAGGACGAAATGCGCGAGACGGTTGAAGCCTTTGTTCCGCAGCAAGCGAAGCAACCGAACGTTGCCACCTCGGAAGAGAAGGATCCTTCAGCCGGCCATCCAAGTGGCCACGAAGAGAGCTGCGTGACCTTGGCTGACACTGCGCAGCCCAAGAATGCCTTGGCAACGCCCAGCCAAGCGATGCCTGAAGATGTTGACCAGACGCGGCCACGATACATTGGCCGCGTCGGTCCCAGGAAGCTGCGTGGGAAACGGAGGTGACCTGCCACCCCTGCCCCTTTGTTGATCACTAAGGCCCACCCACCACGGTGTACTGGGCGGTGGAATCGCTCGGCTTGGTCACCACAGCGCGGAAGGTCTTCTCCTTCAATTTGCGGGTGTCCAAGCGGAACGTGATCGTGTGACGGCCAGGTAAGACGTTGGCCGAGATCGATTCATCCCCCTTGAATTCGTCGTCGATGATCCACACGGTCACGCCTGTGGTTTGGTTCATCTCGACACCGATTTTGCCACCATCGACGACTTCGATTTCCGCTTGCAGGAAGAGCACCGGGCTTTCGATTTCGCTCAGCTCGGTCAGCGGCAATTCGCCGTTCACCTTGCCGTAGATCGGCAACCAGGCGTCGGCGTCGAGGTCGGCAATCTGCGATTCGAATTCACCCGTCGAAGGTGCGGCTTCTCCTTGCAGGACCGTGGGCACTTCCTTCATCACGCGCCACCGTTGGATGGTTGGCTCGCTGCGAATCCCGTACGGACCTGGTTTGCCAAGCTCCGACACATAACAGACGAGATCCAGAAATTCGTCTTCGGTCAGAAAATTAGCGAGGCCCTTAGGCATCAGCGATCCGCCTTCCTTTTCCAAGTCGATATCGTCGGCTGGGATGATATCTTCCTTGCCGTTGGCGTCCTTTAGCACGACACGATCGTCGTTCGCGTCGACCACAACCCCTTGATGGATCTTGCCGTCGAAGTCGATGATCGTCTTCATCAGATACGCTTCTTTGACGGCCATTTCGGGAAAGAGAATCGAGTTAATCACGTAATCGACGGGACTAGTCGCACCGACTGGACTTAGATCCGGACCAATCTGTCCGCCAGCGCCACTGATGGCGTGGCACTTCAAGCAGCTGAGATCTTTGCGGCGGAAGATGTCTTCGCCACGCTGGGGATTTCCCTTCTCTAAAACCTTCGCCACCAGCGATTGCAGCTGTTCGTCGGTGAGGGGTTCTGGATTGTTATCGATGCCTGCAGCTGTGCTGAGCACATTCACCAGGGCTGCATCGGAACGTCCCACCGAGTACATTTGGCGGAGGCACATCTTGGCGATATCGCCGTCCAGCTTCTTTCCTTCGAGCGCCTTGGCCAAGGCATCAGGCCCTTTGGTGTCGGCGAGAAACGCATCAATCATGTCGGCCGGGTCGGTCGAGGTATCGGCGGTGGTCAGCACGTCGGCTGCGGCCTTCGCGGCTTGGTTGATGTCGATGTTGGCCAGGGCCGAAACGCCCAAGTAGCGAATCGACAGCGGTTGGCTGGCATCGGTCAGCTTCGCCACGGTGGCAGACGTATTGTCGCTTCCCGTTTCGATGAGCGAATCGATCGCCAAGCGGCGCAGTGTGCGGGGCTGATCTTGATCGAGAGCGATTTGTGAGAGGGTATCGGCCGTGGCGGTCACCTTCCAAAGCCCGGCCAGTTCGATCCCGAGCTTCTTAAGCTGGGCATTATCGCTGGCGATCAGTTCGCTCACGGCTGCCAGGTCGCCGGTCGGGACCAGGTTGCGGCTCTCGCTCGCTTTCTTCAACTGCTGAAGGGTTTCCAGTTTAAGTGGTTCGCTGAATCCATCCGGCTTAGTGGCTTCCTGAAAGAGGACACCCAGGTTCTCGGCATTGCCCCGTTCGGCGATCATGCCAACCACGGTGCCCACACGCGACTCTGGCAGCTTGCCGCTTTTCAAAAGACGGACCATGCCGTCGGTCGCACCTTGAGCGGCAACGTGCTGAGGGGCGGCTGTCAGTAGCGCTAACGCGATCAAACAGCCAGGAAGAAAGAATCGATTCAACATGGTGGTCAGTTCCAAGGGGAGGCGGGGGATCGATCGAAAAAAAGAGCCATCCTCGACGAAGGAGGATGACTCTCGTTTGCGTCACGCACGGCGGGCGCGATCTAGTTTTGCTTGGCCTTCTTTTCGAGCGTGGCCAAGGTTTCTTTCAAGGTGTACTCGAGATAGTAGTCCTGATCGTGGATCAGCGATTCGAGTGCGATTTCCTGAGCTCGGTTGACATCGTCACCGTCGAAGAAGCTCAGGGCTCGGATTGCTTCCAGGCGAACGCGCGGATGCTCGTCGTTGACCTGCTCTTGCAACATATCCAGTGCGCCATCAACGCGATCTCGCCAGTAGCACAACACGCGGGTCGCGGCAGCACGGGCTCGATAGTCGCTATCGGTCAGCATTCGCTTCAGCAGATCACCGTCGACCAGATCCAGGTTTTGCTTGACCCACAAAGCTTCGAGCATGTGGTGAGCGTAGTTCGGATCGTTCTTGTCGAGCTCGCTGAGCCACTTGTCGATTGCCGAGGCAACTTCGGGATTGTCGTGCTTTCGCAGTTCCCGACGCACTCGATAACGGGTGCGGTATTCGGGCTCCTTCAACAAATCGAGCAGTGCTTCAACCGGTTGGTCGGCGATCTCGGGTGCCTTGACCAGGTCGTTACCGGTGTAGCGAATGCGCCAGATGCGACCGTGATGCTTGTCACGCTTCGGATCACGCAGCGAGTGCTGCATGTGACCGACTAGTGGGTTGTACCAGTCGACAATGTAAAGCGCCCCATCGGGACCGAACTGAATATCGACCGGGCGGAAGCTGGTATCCTTCGAGACCAACAGCGGATCGACCGGATCGGCATGGAAACCGCTGCCTTCGTCCTTCATCTTGTACTGAAGAATGCCTTGGAAGCCGATGCAGTTGTTCAGCAGGTAGTTGCCTTGAGCCGACTCGGGGAAGTTGCGGCTGGAAACCAGTTCGCAGCCAGCGGTCGGTCGCCACTGCTTCTTGAGGAACTGTTGCATGCTGCCATGCTTCTGTGGGTAAACGACATCGCCACTGAAAGCGGTTCCGTAGTAGTTGGCACCGCCGGAGGCATCGGCAACGAAGTTTTGTCCCCAGTCGTCAAAGGTGTGACCCCAAGGGTTGGCAAAGCCGTAAGAGACGAAAATGTCGAGCTTGTCGGTCTTCGGCTCGAAGCGGAAGATGCCGGCGTTTTTGACCCGTTCCGGACCGTAAGGCGTTTCGACCTGGGAGTGATGGAAGGTGCCTTCCTGGAAGTAAAGTGCACCGCCAGGACCCCACGTGAACGCACTGATCGAGTGGTGGGAGTCGGCTGAATCGAAGCCGTGCAAGATCAGCGTTCGTTCGTCTGCCTTGTCGTCGCCATCGGTGTCCTTCAGGAACATCAGATTCGGCTGTTGGGCCACGTAGGCTCCGCCGTCACCGATTTCGACACCGGTGGGCACGTGCAAACCGTCCGCGAACGTGATGCTTTTGTCGGCGGCGCCGTCGTTGTCGGTATCTTCCAGAATCAAAATCTTGTCATCCGGAGGCGTGCCCGGCAGGTACATCGGGTAGCTTTCCATCGTGGTGACCCACAGACGCCCCTTGGCATCGAATGCCATTTGAACCGGATTCTCCAGTTCCGGGAACTCGACTTCCGAAGCAAACAAGTTGATCTCGTAACCTTCCGGTAGCGAGAAGGTCTTTTGTTCGGCTTCTGGCGAGAAGATATCGACGGGGCGATTCACGTTAGTTTCGATACGGGTGAAATCGCCTGTGTTGCTGTCGTCGACCTCAGCCGGAACCGTTTCGCCGTTGGCGACTTTCCAGATGCGATGATCGCGGTTAACGATCATCTTGCGCAGCTTGTCGAACTCGGCCGGGAAGTTAACGACACCAAAGGGGTTCTTACGACCACCGTAAATGTAGTAACCGTTGACCGCGCGATGATCGTAGAAGAACTGCAGGTCCTTCTCTTTCACTTCTGGATAGAGCTTGGCCAGATCGGTCTTGTACTCAGGGGCTGGGCCGAACAGGCTTTCGTCCAGTTGCTTACCGAACTCTTGGTAACCAGCGTCGTTCAGGTGAACGCCGTTGATTGTCAGGTCGGTGTCTTGATCCATGGCCGGTTGCATGGCCGTGAACATGTCGGCAAACGGGACTTCGTTCCGCTCGGCGACGGCGGCCATTAGCTTGGTGTAGGCGGCGAGGTTCTCGTTGTTCTGCTTTCCATCTGGCAGAAAACGGGAGTGCATGTCTTCGTGCGGGATCGGCGAGACGAGGATCAATTGCGGTGTCTTGCCGCGATACTTGGTTTCTTTGGTGTCCTTGATGAACTGCTCGAGATCTTTCTCGAACTGCGGCAAACCATCTTTGCCGGCGAACGACTCGTTGAAACCGAAGAAGGCAAAGATCACGTCGGGAGCATGATCGGCCAGACGCGTGGCGTGGTCTTCAAAGTCTTTGCTGCGCGGGCGAAGCGTCAGTTCATCGGCCGACCAACCCAAGTCACGCACCGTCAGGTTCAACTCCGGGAAGCGTGCTTGCAGGCGTGTCTCGAAGTGGGGGAAGTACTGCATCCGTTCGGCCAGCGTGTTGCCGATATAGACGATCTTGTCTCCCTTCTTCAATTCCAATTGCGGGGCCGCGGTGGCGACCGAAGAAGCGAGCAGCGACACGCTGAGGCCTAGAATCAAGGCCGCGAAAGACGTTGGTCGGGTCATGATGTTCCTGTGAATTCCAATGGGTTGAAATGCAAGCATGGAGGCGGATGGGAGGCATGTTCACAACGCGATTCATTCGTCGTTGGCACCCCATCGCAGGGAGGCAGGTTCGTTCGCGGCGAGAAGGTTGGCACGAAGGCGTAAAGCGAGATGCCTGTCGTGGCATGAACTCCTCTTTTTGGAGGAGATTCGCATCCCGACACGAACCTCCCAATTATAGCCCTGAGAATGCCCGGCTTGAAAGATTCAGCGGTCGATTTGAGAATCTTGTCGAAAGCGTGGTTGTGGCCGGAAATGGCTTGCAGTGCGAGAAAAATCAGCGTTAATCGCGTGATGCCACGTGATAGAGGAGAGCTCGCTCGAACCGAATTGTTTCGAGAATGAATTATGAAAAAAGCTGATAGCAGATCACGCTAACGTTTCTCGCTCTCAATCCCCGCGAATGCGGGTCGCGTCCCATGCACTCGGAGGATACGTAGCACCTCGCACACTGTCCCGGCGTCGCGGTTGAGATGCGTATGTTTCGAGTTGACCATAATCTCGGTTTGTACGCCCGGAATTCGCGCGCTGGAAACGGGCACCACACCGTCGCTTTGGCCATCATGAATCGTCCACCAGCCACTACCGACAATCGTATGCGCCGGAACGCCAGGGGTGAGTGGTAAGCGATGGATACCTTCCAGCAACAAACTATGGGGGTTCACCAGGTCGAAGCTGGTCGGGATACGCGTTCGTAATTCCTTTCGGAACGCGGCCGGATTGTCTTCGATCAACCGCTTGTGAGCTTCGACCAGATAGGGCGATTGATGAACCAGTGACGCCGAGACATGACTCAGCTTGCCGCACGCATACGACGAACCTTGGTGAGGCGTTCCGATAAAGATCACGCGGCCCACACTCGGCGAATGATTGAAGTAGAACATCCGCCGCAGGTAGGCACTCATCTTCGGGTCGGCATCTAACGTGTTGACCGGTTGG
This window contains:
- a CDS encoding PVC-type heme-binding CxxCH protein, whose product is MTRPTSFAALILGLSVSLLASSVATAAPQLELKKGDKIVYIGNTLAERMQYFPHFETRLQARFPELNLTVRDLGWSADELTLRPRSKDFEDHATRLADHAPDVIFAFFGFNESFAGKDGLPQFEKDLEQFIKDTKETKYRGKTPQLILVSPIPHEDMHSRFLPDGKQNNENLAAYTKLMAAVAERNEVPFADMFTAMQPAMDQDTDLTINGVHLNDAGYQEFGKQLDESLFGPAPEYKTDLAKLYPEVKEKDLQFFYDHRAVNGYYIYGGRKNPFGVVNFPAEFDKLRKMIVNRDHRIWKVANGETVPAEVDDSNTGDFTRIETNVNRPVDIFSPEAEQKTFSLPEGYEINLFASEVEFPELENPVQMAFDAKGRLWVTTMESYPMYLPGTPPDDKILILEDTDNDGAADKSITFADGLHVPTGVEIGDGGAYVAQQPNLMFLKDTDGDDKADERTLILHGFDSADSHHSISAFTWGPGGALYFQEGTFHHSQVETPYGPERVKNAGIFRFEPKTDKLDIFVSYGFANPWGHTFDDWGQNFVADASGGANYYGTAFSGDVVYPQKHGSMQQFLKKQWRPTAGCELVSSRNFPESAQGNYLLNNCIGFQGILQYKMKDEGSGFHADPVDPLLVSKDTSFRPVDIQFGPDGALYIVDWYNPLVGHMQHSLRDPKRDKHHGRIWRIRYTGNDLVKAPEIADQPVEALLDLLKEPEYRTRYRVRRELRKHDNPEVASAIDKWLSELDKNDPNYAHHMLEALWVKQNLDLVDGDLLKRMLTDSDYRARAAATRVLCYWRDRVDGALDMLQEQVNDEHPRVRLEAIRALSFFDGDDVNRAQEIALESLIHDQDYYLEYTLKETLATLEKKAKQN